The following are encoded together in the Arvicanthis niloticus isolate mArvNil1 chromosome 9, mArvNil1.pat.X, whole genome shotgun sequence genome:
- the Wdr54 gene encoding WD repeat-containing protein 54 isoform X2 — MFRRERCIPLRGSAAALSNNLSVLQLPARDLTHFGVVHGPSAQLLSAAPEGVPLAQRQLQVKEGAGVSPPLITQVHWCVLPFRVLLVLTSHRGIQMYESDGSVMVYWHALDSGDASSVQAMFARGIAASVHFICVGTWSGRVLVFDIPAKGPNIVLSEELAGHQTPITDIATADAQGQDGVADMVTADDSGALCVWRSGPSFTILTRIPGFGVPCPSVQLWQGIVAAGYGNGQVRLYDALTGALHIQINAHARTISALDLAPEVGKLLSAAEDTFVHIWKLNRNPESGSIEVEHCHGECISDTQVCGARFCDPSGRSFAVTGYDLAEIMRFSSV, encoded by the exons ATGTTCCGCCGAGAGCGCTGCATCCCACTTCGTGGCTCTGCCGCCGCCCTGTCTAACAACCTCAGTGTACTGCAGCTTCCAGCCCGTGATCTCACGCATTTTGGGGTGGTTCATGGACCGAGCGCCCAGCTTCTCAGCGCTGCCCCTGAGGGTGTGCCTTTGGCCCAGCGCCAGCTCCAGGTTAAAGAGGGCGCTGGAGTGAGTCCCCCACTTATCACTCAG GTCCACTGGTGTGTCCTCCCCTTCAGAGTACTGCTGGTCCTCACCTCCCATCGAGGGATACAG ATGTACGAGTCCGATGGCTCCGTCATGGTTTATTGGCATGCCTTGGACTCCGGAGATGCTTCTTCAG TACAGGCTATGTTTGCCCGAGGAATTGCTGCCAGCGTCCACTTCATCTGTGTGG GTACGTGGTCTGGTCGGGTACTGGTCTTTGATATCCCCGCTAAGGGTCCCAACATTGTACTGAGTGAGGAGCTGGCTGGACACCAGACACCAATCACGGATATCGCCACTGCAGATGCCCAGGGACAG GATGGTGTTGCTGACATGGTGACAGCAGATGATTCAGGTGCTCTGTGTGTTTGGAGGTCAGGACCTTCGTTCACCATACTGACCCGAATACCAGGATTCGG GGTGCCATGCCCCTCTGTGCAACTGTGGCAGGGGATTGTGGCAGCAGGATATGGAAATGGACAGGTGCGTCTGTATGACGCCCTCACAGGAGCCCTCCACATCCAGATCAATGCCCACGCCCGGACCATCTCTGCCCTGGACCTAGCTCCAGAGGTGGGCAAG CTACTGTCTGCAGCTGAGGACACCTTTGTGCACATCTGGAAGCTAAACAGAAACCCAGAGAGTGGCTCTATTGAG GTGGAACACTGTCACGGCGAATGTATTTCTGACACCCAGGTGTGTGGTGCTCGGTTCTGTGATCCATCTGGCAGGTCCTTTGCTGTGACGGGTTATGACCTTGCTGAGATCATGAGATTCAGCAGTGTCTGA
- the Wdr54 gene encoding WD repeat-containing protein 54 isoform X1 translates to MVAADLEGPEDRGVRMFRRERCIPLRGSAAALSNNLSVLQLPARDLTHFGVVHGPSAQLLSAAPEGVPLAQRQLQVKEGAGVSPPLITQVHWCVLPFRVLLVLTSHRGIQMYESDGSVMVYWHALDSGDASSVQAMFARGIAASVHFICVGTWSGRVLVFDIPAKGPNIVLSEELAGHQTPITDIATADAQGQDGVADMVTADDSGALCVWRSGPSFTILTRIPGFGVPCPSVQLWQGIVAAGYGNGQVRLYDALTGALHIQINAHARTISALDLAPEVGKLLSAAEDTFVHIWKLNRNPESGSIEVEHCHGECISDTQVCGARFCDPSGRSFAVTGYDLAEIMRFSSV, encoded by the exons ATGGTGGCGGCGGATTTGGAGGGACCTGAGGATCGCGGCGTCAG GATGTTCCGCCGAGAGCGCTGCATCCCACTTCGTGGCTCTGCCGCCGCCCTGTCTAACAACCTCAGTGTACTGCAGCTTCCAGCCCGTGATCTCACGCATTTTGGGGTGGTTCATGGACCGAGCGCCCAGCTTCTCAGCGCTGCCCCTGAGGGTGTGCCTTTGGCCCAGCGCCAGCTCCAGGTTAAAGAGGGCGCTGGAGTGAGTCCCCCACTTATCACTCAG GTCCACTGGTGTGTCCTCCCCTTCAGAGTACTGCTGGTCCTCACCTCCCATCGAGGGATACAG ATGTACGAGTCCGATGGCTCCGTCATGGTTTATTGGCATGCCTTGGACTCCGGAGATGCTTCTTCAG TACAGGCTATGTTTGCCCGAGGAATTGCTGCCAGCGTCCACTTCATCTGTGTGG GTACGTGGTCTGGTCGGGTACTGGTCTTTGATATCCCCGCTAAGGGTCCCAACATTGTACTGAGTGAGGAGCTGGCTGGACACCAGACACCAATCACGGATATCGCCACTGCAGATGCCCAGGGACAG GATGGTGTTGCTGACATGGTGACAGCAGATGATTCAGGTGCTCTGTGTGTTTGGAGGTCAGGACCTTCGTTCACCATACTGACCCGAATACCAGGATTCGG GGTGCCATGCCCCTCTGTGCAACTGTGGCAGGGGATTGTGGCAGCAGGATATGGAAATGGACAGGTGCGTCTGTATGACGCCCTCACAGGAGCCCTCCACATCCAGATCAATGCCCACGCCCGGACCATCTCTGCCCTGGACCTAGCTCCAGAGGTGGGCAAG CTACTGTCTGCAGCTGAGGACACCTTTGTGCACATCTGGAAGCTAAACAGAAACCCAGAGAGTGGCTCTATTGAG GTGGAACACTGTCACGGCGAATGTATTTCTGACACCCAGGTGTGTGGTGCTCGGTTCTGTGATCCATCTGGCAGGTCCTTTGCTGTGACGGGTTATGACCTTGCTGAGATCATGAGATTCAGCAGTGTCTGA